The following proteins are co-located in the Thermoanaerobaculum aquaticum genome:
- a CDS encoding KamA family radical SAM protein, which translates to RELSWDPLVLADGRLQQMLADLRTIPHVKLIRFDTKMIAVNPYRVTEAFLQMVRQYKPVYMNLHFVHPYELNDDVRDACERLADAGVCLGSHTPLLGGVNDEVEILRDLFLGLIEVRVRPYYLIHYIPTEFTAHFRASLEKGRAIIKGLWGHVSGLANPTYIVYLPRGCGKVMYMPDYLLERDPDGYWFETFEGGVAVYPMKVDDER; encoded by the coding sequence GCGCGAGTTATCATGGGATCCCCTTGTCCTAGCTGATGGACGACTCCAGCAAATGCTCGCCGACTTGCGCACGATTCCGCATGTGAAGCTGATTCGTTTTGACACAAAGATGATAGCCGTCAACCCCTACCGTGTTACAGAGGCTTTTCTTCAGATGGTTCGGCAATACAAGCCGGTTTATATGAATCTTCACTTTGTCCATCCCTACGAACTTAACGATGACGTGCGGGATGCATGTGAGCGCCTTGCTGACGCTGGCGTCTGTCTCGGTTCGCATACACCGCTCCTCGGCGGGGTGAACGACGAAGTTGAAATTCTGCGCGATCTCTTTCTTGGCCTTATCGAGGTAAGGGTCAGGCCGTACTACCTTATTCATTACATTCCTACTGAGTTTACGGCTCATTTCCGGGCATCTCTGGAAAAGGGGCGCGCAATCATAAAGGGTCTTTGGGGCCATGTCTCGGGGTTAGCTAACCCAACCTACATCGTGTACCTGCCGAGGGGTTGTGGGAAGGTAATGTATATGCCAGACTATCTTCTGGAACGTGATCCAGACGGCTACTGGTTTGAAACGTTCGAGGGTGGTGTTGCGGTCTACCCCATGAAGGTTGATGACGAGAGGTAG
- a CDS encoding sigma-54-dependent transcriptional regulator, whose translation MTAPRLLLIDDSAEYAASLTRALRSTYRVETAQNATQALEHLSPPPDAILLDLRLIPDSDDTSVALSLLQELRERLPNSPVLVITAYGDIDQAVACMRLGAADFIEKGKGLSELRARIEKALAQARMATRLRQLEEELAIVEPRQLIGESAALREVKEMIAAVARDSQVTVLITGETGTGKELVARAIHASGPRTQAPFVPVAIPTLPPTTVEAELFGYEPGAFTDAKRRHLGFIERARGGVLFLDEVGELPPETQVKLLRFLEERTISRLGGSEEIHVDVQVIAATNVNLGTAIRQGQFREDLYYRLKVCEIHLPPLRERREDIPLMVEHFLTTLRAKGHALTGLSAEAQAALERYDWPGNVRELRNVLEAAMLKASLRRHERIELEDLPLDVVTGASGRLEGQTKPAALTKSSRGPRPLEEVLAEAELAEVERALSACGGKKSEAWRLLGLNDRFVLTRRVRRLLERFPQLAAHFEQVQRAFRPRNKGEKR comes from the coding sequence GTGACGGCACCACGGCTTCTTCTCATTGACGACTCGGCTGAGTACGCAGCCTCCCTTACGAGGGCGCTTCGGAGTACGTACCGGGTGGAGACGGCGCAAAACGCCACCCAGGCCCTGGAACACCTTTCGCCCCCTCCAGACGCGATCCTGCTAGATCTTCGGCTGATTCCAGATAGCGACGATACGTCCGTTGCTCTGTCCCTACTTCAGGAGTTGCGTGAGAGGCTTCCCAATTCTCCGGTTTTAGTCATTACCGCATACGGTGACATCGATCAAGCCGTAGCGTGCATGCGCCTTGGCGCCGCTGATTTCATCGAGAAGGGTAAAGGGCTTAGCGAGCTAAGGGCGCGTATTGAAAAGGCACTGGCGCAAGCCAGGATGGCCACGCGGCTTCGTCAGCTCGAGGAAGAGCTTGCGATTGTGGAGCCGCGCCAGCTCATAGGGGAGTCGGCGGCATTGCGCGAGGTCAAAGAGATGATCGCGGCCGTTGCTCGCGACAGCCAGGTGACCGTATTGATCACCGGCGAAACCGGAACCGGCAAGGAACTGGTCGCTCGGGCCATTCACGCCAGTGGACCGAGGACGCAAGCTCCCTTCGTCCCCGTGGCAATCCCAACCCTGCCGCCCACCACAGTAGAGGCTGAACTTTTCGGCTATGAGCCAGGAGCATTTACTGATGCAAAACGGAGACATCTGGGCTTCATTGAACGAGCTCGTGGAGGGGTGCTGTTCCTGGATGAAGTGGGTGAACTACCGCCGGAAACTCAGGTGAAGTTGCTGCGCTTTCTGGAGGAACGCACGATAAGCCGCCTTGGGGGAAGCGAGGAAATCCATGTGGATGTGCAGGTTATCGCTGCCACCAACGTGAATCTTGGAACCGCGATCCGTCAGGGGCAATTCCGAGAGGACCTTTACTACCGTCTTAAGGTCTGCGAAATTCATTTGCCGCCTTTGCGGGAGCGACGCGAGGATATTCCTTTGATGGTGGAGCACTTCTTAACTACCCTTAGAGCAAAGGGACATGCCCTTACTGGTTTAAGCGCCGAGGCGCAAGCAGCCCTTGAGCGTTATGACTGGCCGGGGAACGTTCGGGAGCTGCGTAACGTGCTAGAAGCGGCGATGCTAAAAGCGAGTCTTCGGCGCCATGAGCGGATCGAGCTGGAAGATTTGCCTCTCGACGTGGTCACGGGGGCGTCGGGAAGACTTGAGGGTCAAACGAAACCGGCGGCTCTTACAAAGAGCAGTCGTGGGCCACGCCCCCTCGAGGAGGTTCTTGCCGAAGCCGAGCTTGCCGAAGTCGAACGCGCTCTTTCAGCTTGCGGGGGGAAGAAAAGTGAAGCCTGGAGGCTCCTCGGTCTCAACGACCGTTTCGTGTTGACGCGGCGTGTGCGACGCTTGCTAGAACGCTTCCCTCAGCTTGCGGCGCATTTTGAGCAGGTTCAAAGAGCCTTTCGCCCCCGAAACAAGGGCGAGAAACGTTAA
- a CDS encoding tubulin-like doman-containing protein: protein MAQAFLIVGVGGGGRGVANWVKKRLQTDTFPFSGRVYTLVLDGPERDQYILPGDFQIDTSPGSPEFYQFTQSPVTPIQMRANGQPVPFIDTWLSEHDAQRVPANHIDPRDGYGMVRVAGRVGFFQEVAGVDAKLTNLLKMALATGDTATQQGTINVFLVGSFSGGTGAGMLLDVAHLLRSRLDSLPGVNKHFIGIILMPNSYDRVFSTASEQVARDARSFAALRELMRAQGAGSTREINIQYADNIRVNNSQLFDLCYLIDGQGASFQLANTLPRDGVCAAAADFLLTLVKNEDPWSASIIATYKPGTAVQPSTRRYSDFGIHSFIFPEKDLLETMALRFGVELYNLLITPPAAAAEEGKKMAEEMLNGIRFTELLVFNQRGRDIYSRPPIKSEPQWRNDLLELIRHFAVGGDSYSFPRSPILNLADVVPVDQWYNNITNVEVITNCDKEDKAYIGAEDSTRVQQVYGFLKETSNKIASAFADSLISRIKNLFYDPTTGEPIPLSVKPYSLAVLGDFLSTLDHYIDALRAAYQNALHQFDQRQDVVGYQKMVVDELAKKMQQSDVDGDLQRQYVGDKNTLGEYQRFMELKIWRIVLNSCIHLLDTLDELVEIVDRMVGRTTHAWLKYLDRDCRQALSDRLNGLYNARHTFSKVPVRTYFPMPEDRAEAQIYQELVIGNTGGTQPAIGQMHMSLLSNMKWRFYAPASSQAGWTPREKVEAYELLLEFPKVEGFDETLYQQLAKQRLRHVQTGKIEELTVYRHSPDQPVQYARNQLKDPLAKMGIWDALAYDFQFNWLPDHRDLDQTQALQDYVADRVNLLIQRSNHLLSHTDVGRPSQVFCFSEFSPEAGTLAAQIAQAFRDELNKRGGINDNPALRKEIIRVQSEYYIDINKWGYQSTCHTNYRQYLNDLAQRRDYIQPAVCPEERLAAQIEGWLFSQGFLNPIRPLDPTVVAYLRNEEAFTNLALVYAMKLLAVQTSNDPTKSDSFVVDTGQAAGPVVLGEVWNMGQVLSVYFSNEKVQAKVNDLWRTYLNGFAGNFSNLKETLTTAAKQLNFHDVPTGKIDDIHRDDLLLAMKAAILLYAEKIR from the coding sequence ATGGCACAAGCATTTCTCATCGTAGGGGTTGGAGGTGGTGGCAGGGGCGTAGCCAATTGGGTAAAGAAGCGCTTGCAAACCGATACATTCCCCTTTTCTGGACGCGTGTATACCCTTGTTCTCGACGGTCCAGAACGAGACCAGTACATCCTCCCGGGTGATTTTCAAATCGACACATCGCCGGGGTCACCAGAGTTTTATCAGTTCACCCAATCGCCCGTAACTCCAATCCAAATGCGTGCCAATGGGCAGCCCGTGCCTTTTATTGACACTTGGTTAAGCGAACATGATGCACAACGAGTCCCTGCAAATCACATCGACCCACGGGATGGCTACGGGATGGTGCGAGTGGCTGGCAGAGTCGGCTTTTTCCAGGAGGTCGCCGGCGTCGATGCGAAATTAACCAACCTGCTCAAAATGGCGCTTGCCACCGGAGATACCGCCACCCAGCAGGGAACTATAAACGTTTTTTTGGTCGGTTCCTTCTCCGGGGGTACCGGTGCCGGAATGCTGCTAGATGTTGCCCATTTACTTCGCAGTCGATTAGACAGCCTTCCAGGGGTCAACAAGCATTTTATCGGCATCATATTGATGCCTAACTCCTACGATCGTGTTTTTTCAACAGCCAGCGAACAGGTCGCTCGCGATGCTCGCTCTTTCGCCGCCCTTCGGGAGTTGATGCGTGCCCAAGGAGCAGGCTCCACCAGGGAAATCAATATCCAGTATGCTGATAACATTCGTGTCAATAACAGCCAGCTTTTTGACCTATGCTACCTTATAGACGGGCAGGGAGCTAGCTTCCAACTCGCCAACACACTTCCTCGCGACGGCGTCTGTGCGGCCGCTGCCGACTTTCTTTTGACCTTAGTCAAAAACGAGGATCCCTGGTCAGCAAGCATAATCGCAACATATAAGCCCGGCACGGCGGTGCAGCCCAGCACCAGGCGCTACTCCGATTTTGGGATCCACTCCTTTATCTTTCCCGAAAAGGATCTTCTCGAGACCATGGCCTTACGCTTCGGAGTAGAGCTTTACAACCTGCTCATCACGCCGCCGGCCGCTGCTGCCGAAGAAGGGAAGAAGATGGCAGAGGAAATGCTAAATGGTATTAGATTTACCGAGCTTCTTGTTTTCAACCAACGAGGACGCGACATCTACTCCCGTCCTCCGATCAAGAGTGAACCACAATGGCGTAATGATCTGCTCGAGCTCATCAGGCACTTTGCCGTTGGCGGAGATAGCTACTCCTTCCCACGGTCACCCATACTCAACCTTGCTGACGTTGTTCCCGTAGATCAATGGTACAATAACATAACTAACGTCGAGGTGATCACCAACTGCGACAAAGAGGACAAAGCCTACATAGGCGCTGAGGACTCCACAAGGGTCCAGCAGGTTTACGGCTTCCTCAAGGAGACAAGCAACAAAATTGCTTCTGCCTTTGCCGATTCGCTTATTAGCCGTATCAAGAATCTTTTTTACGACCCCACAACTGGAGAACCCATACCCTTAAGTGTTAAGCCATACTCCCTTGCCGTCCTGGGCGACTTTCTTTCCACTCTTGACCACTACATTGATGCCTTACGTGCTGCCTACCAAAACGCACTCCACCAGTTTGACCAGAGGCAAGATGTTGTAGGGTATCAAAAGATGGTTGTGGATGAGTTGGCGAAGAAGATGCAGCAGTCGGACGTCGATGGTGACCTACAACGCCAATACGTGGGTGACAAAAACACCCTTGGCGAATATCAGCGTTTCATGGAGCTGAAGATATGGCGCATTGTGCTCAATTCGTGCATTCACCTGTTGGATACTCTGGATGAATTGGTCGAGATCGTTGACCGAATGGTTGGGCGAACCACGCACGCATGGCTCAAGTACCTCGACCGTGATTGCCGCCAGGCCCTTTCCGATCGCCTGAACGGCCTATACAATGCCCGTCACACGTTTTCTAAGGTACCCGTTCGCACATACTTCCCCATGCCAGAGGACCGCGCCGAAGCCCAAATTTATCAGGAACTGGTTATTGGAAATACCGGTGGCACACAACCCGCCATCGGGCAAATGCACATGAGCTTGCTAAGCAACATGAAGTGGAGGTTTTACGCTCCGGCAAGCAGCCAAGCAGGTTGGACACCTCGCGAAAAAGTGGAAGCCTATGAGTTACTTCTCGAGTTTCCCAAGGTCGAGGGATTCGATGAAACTCTTTACCAGCAGTTGGCGAAGCAGAGACTCCGGCACGTACAGACGGGAAAAATTGAGGAGCTCACCGTTTATCGGCATTCTCCCGACCAACCGGTTCAATATGCAAGAAACCAGCTCAAAGACCCTCTTGCGAAGATGGGCATATGGGACGCCCTTGCCTATGACTTTCAATTTAACTGGTTGCCGGACCATCGGGACCTGGACCAAACCCAAGCACTTCAGGACTATGTCGCCGACAGAGTAAACCTCTTAATTCAACGCTCCAATCATTTGCTTAGCCATACGGATGTGGGAAGGCCAAGCCAGGTATTTTGTTTCTCTGAGTTTTCCCCCGAGGCTGGCACATTGGCTGCCCAGATTGCACAAGCTTTTCGCGATGAGCTCAACAAAAGAGGCGGAATCAATGACAACCCGGCACTTCGCAAGGAGATCATCCGCGTCCAGTCGGAATACTACATTGACATCAACAAGTGGGGATACCAATCCACGTGCCACACGAACTATCGGCAGTATTTAAATGATCTCGCCCAGCGAAGAGACTATATCCAACCAGCGGTTTGCCCGGAAGAGAGGCTAGCGGCGCAAATCGAGGGATGGCTGTTCTCACAAGGGTTCCTCAACCCAATTCGCCCCTTGGACCCCACGGTGGTCGCGTATTTGCGCAATGAAGAAGCGTTCACCAACCTCGCACTGGTTTACGCAATGAAACTCCTTGCCGTTCAAACATCCAATGACCCAACCAAGAGTGATTCTTTCGTTGTGGATACGGGGCAAGCAGCCGGTCCCGTTGTGCTTGGAGAGGTCTGGAATATGGGCCAAGTGCTTTCGGTTTACTTCTCAAACGAAAAAGTGCAGGCCAAGGTGAACGACCTTTGGCGCACCTACCTTAATGGTTTTGCAGGCAATTTTTCTAACCTGAAGGAAACGCTTACGACAGCTGCGAAGCAACTTAATTTCCACGACGTACCGACCGGTAAGATAGATGACATTCACAGGGATGACCTGCTCCTGGCGATGAAAGCTGCTATTCTTCTTTACGCGGAGAAAATTCGTTAG